A stretch of the Streptomyces sp. NBC_01428 genome encodes the following:
- a CDS encoding arginine repressor, whose protein sequence is MSQAQDHEPAGPAVPQTRTARHRRIVDILNRQPVRSQSQLAKLLADDGLNVTQATLSRDLDELNAVKIRNNDGDLIYAVPSEGGFRTPRAPLGESAKEERMRRLSSELLISAEASANLVVLRTPPGAAQFLASAIDQAELHDILGTIAGDDTLLLISRGPTGGQALADHLLRLAQNAH, encoded by the coding sequence ATGAGCCAGGCGCAGGACCACGAGCCAGCAGGGCCTGCCGTGCCGCAGACCCGCACCGCACGCCACCGCCGGATCGTGGACATCCTCAACCGGCAGCCGGTGCGCTCGCAGAGCCAGTTGGCGAAGCTCCTCGCCGACGACGGGCTGAACGTCACGCAGGCGACGCTCTCCCGGGACCTCGACGAGCTGAACGCGGTGAAGATCCGCAACAACGACGGCGACCTCATCTACGCGGTGCCGAGCGAGGGCGGTTTCCGCACGCCCCGCGCGCCGCTCGGGGAGTCGGCGAAGGAGGAGCGGATGCGGCGGCTCTCCTCGGAGCTGCTGATCTCCGCGGAGGCCTCCGCGAATCTCGTGGTCCTGCGCACCCCGCCGGGGGCCGCGCAGTTCCTCGCCTCGGCGATCGACCAGGCCGAACTGCACGACATCCTCGGCACGATCGCCGGGGACGACACGCTGCTGCTGATCAGCCGGGGCCCGACCGGTGGCCAGGCGCTCGCCGACCACCTGCTGAGGCTCGCGCAGAACGCCCACTGA
- a CDS encoding FMN-binding protein, which yields MKKSHPIRRTMLAAAATVSGIVLLLSLKPAGDPAAASAQGGAAPQQTAAGQESPQGGSAQQTGTRTVTGDVVKTEYGPVQVRLSLSDGRIVKADAVQAPQGGTSDQKTALAVPRLNKAAVAAQSADIDAVSGATYTSGGYKKSLQSALDKAKATGGGSDSAGASGTSASPKAPAAKAPAAQTRVITGDVARTEYGPVQVRLVLAGTKITKAETVQAPSGGRSTQVTADAVPKLNQEAVAAGSADIDAVSGATYTSGGYKKSLQSALDKAGG from the coding sequence ATGAAGAAGAGTCATCCCATACGGCGCACCATGCTCGCCGCCGCAGCCACCGTGTCCGGGATCGTGCTGCTGCTCTCGCTCAAACCGGCGGGCGATCCGGCCGCCGCGTCGGCGCAGGGCGGCGCGGCACCCCAGCAGACGGCGGCCGGGCAGGAGTCGCCGCAGGGCGGCAGCGCTCAGCAGACCGGCACGCGGACCGTCACCGGCGACGTGGTGAAGACCGAGTACGGCCCGGTCCAGGTCCGGCTGTCGCTGAGCGACGGCAGGATCGTCAAGGCCGACGCGGTCCAGGCCCCGCAGGGCGGGACCAGCGACCAGAAGACCGCCCTGGCCGTTCCCCGGCTCAACAAGGCGGCCGTCGCCGCGCAGAGCGCCGACATCGACGCCGTGTCGGGGGCGACCTACACCTCGGGCGGCTACAAGAAGTCCCTCCAGTCGGCGCTGGACAAGGCCAAGGCGACCGGCGGCGGTTCGGATTCCGCAGGAGCGTCGGGGACGTCCGCCTCGCCGAAGGCGCCGGCCGCCAAGGCGCCCGCCGCGCAGACCCGCGTCATCACCGGAGACGTCGCGCGGACCGAGTACGGCCCGGTCCAGGTCCGCCTCGTGCTCGCCGGGACGAAGATCACGAAGGCGGAGACGGTGCAGGCGCCGAGCGGCGGGCGCAGCACGCAGGTCACCGCCGACGCCGTGCCGAAGCTGAACCAGGAGGCCGTCGCGGCCGGCAGTGCCGACATCGACGCCGTCTCGGGGGCGACCTACACCTCCGGCGGCTACAAGAAGTCCCTCCAGTCGGCGCTGGACAAGGCCGGTGGCTGA
- the argC gene encoding N-acetyl-gamma-glutamyl-phosphate reductase, with product MTVRAAVAGASGYAGGELLRLLLTHPEIEIGALTGSSNAGRRLGELQPHLLPLAGRVLAETTPEVLAGHDVVFLALPHGQSAAVAEQLGPDVLVVDMGADFRLRNPADWERFYASPHAGTWPYGLPELPGARAALEGSKRIAVPGCYPTAASLALFPAYTDGLAENEAVIVAASGTSGAGKSPKAHLLGSEVMGSMTPYGVGGVHRHTPEMIQNLSAAAGEAVTVSFTPTLAPMPRGILATCSAKAKPGVTADAVRAAYEKAFADEPFVHLLPEGQWPATASVYGSNAVQVQVAYDAAAHRIIAVSAIDNLTKGTAGGAVQSMNLALGLPEELGLSTIGVAP from the coding sequence ATGACGGTACGCGCGGCAGTGGCAGGAGCGAGTGGATACGCGGGCGGGGAACTGCTGCGTCTGCTCCTGACACACCCCGAGATCGAGATCGGCGCCCTGACCGGCAGCTCCAACGCGGGCCGCCGGCTCGGGGAGCTCCAGCCGCACCTGCTGCCGCTCGCCGGCCGCGTCCTCGCGGAGACCACCCCCGAGGTCCTCGCCGGCCACGACGTGGTGTTCCTCGCGCTGCCCCACGGGCAGTCCGCCGCCGTCGCCGAGCAGCTCGGCCCCGACGTCCTCGTCGTCGACATGGGCGCCGACTTCCGGCTGAGGAACCCGGCCGACTGGGAGCGGTTCTACGCCTCCCCGCACGCCGGGACCTGGCCCTACGGCCTCCCCGAACTGCCGGGTGCCCGCGCCGCGCTGGAGGGGTCCAAGCGCATCGCGGTGCCCGGTTGCTACCCGACGGCCGCCTCCCTGGCCCTCTTCCCGGCGTACACGGACGGACTCGCGGAGAACGAGGCCGTGATCGTCGCCGCCTCCGGCACCTCGGGAGCCGGCAAGTCGCCCAAGGCGCACCTCCTCGGCAGCGAGGTCATGGGGTCGATGACCCCGTACGGCGTCGGAGGCGTCCACCGGCACACCCCCGAGATGATCCAGAACCTGAGCGCCGCCGCCGGGGAGGCCGTCACCGTCTCCTTCACGCCCACGCTCGCGCCGATGCCCCGCGGCATCCTCGCGACGTGCAGCGCCAAGGCGAAGCCCGGGGTCACCGCCGACGCCGTGCGCGCCGCCTACGAGAAGGCCTTCGCCGACGAGCCGTTCGTCCACCTGCTCCCCGAGGGACAGTGGCCCGCCACCGCGTCCGTCTACGGTTCCAACGCCGTTCAGGTCCAGGTCGCGTACGACGCCGCCGCGCACCGCATCATCGCGGTCAGCGCCATCGACAACCTGACCAAGGGCACCGCCGGCGGTGCCGTCCAGAGCATGAACCTCGCGCTCGGCCTGCCCGAGGAGCTGGGGCTTTCCACGATCGGAGTCGCACCGTGA
- a CDS encoding L,D-transpeptidase family protein, whose product MRLGAVALASASLLALAPGGPPPRELPELMGDTGGGTQLITAQAPRGSATSGTLSWWDRRDGRWVRAGSATARFGANGLVEGGARRQGTNTTPTGLYDLPYAFGTSPAPGGTAVPYRPVRQDSWWCQDNASRSYNRWTEPRPADCRAAESEHLVAYEKQYAHAFVIGFNYARPVRGRGAGIFLHVNGSGPTAGCVSVPADTMRRLLTWADPARGPHIAIGTASGPTALTRY is encoded by the coding sequence ATGCGCCTCGGAGCCGTCGCCCTCGCGTCCGCGTCCCTGCTCGCCCTGGCCCCGGGCGGGCCGCCGCCGCGCGAACTGCCCGAGCTGATGGGCGACACCGGCGGCGGCACCCAGCTGATCACCGCACAGGCCCCGCGCGGGAGCGCCACGTCGGGAACCCTCAGCTGGTGGGACCGGCGGGACGGACGCTGGGTGCGGGCGGGCTCCGCCACCGCGCGCTTCGGGGCGAACGGACTCGTCGAGGGCGGCGCGCGGCGCCAGGGCACGAACACGACGCCCACCGGCCTGTACGACCTGCCGTACGCCTTCGGGACCAGCCCCGCGCCGGGCGGGACCGCGGTGCCCTACCGCCCCGTGCGACAGGACTCGTGGTGGTGCCAGGACAACGCGTCCCGGTCGTACAACCGCTGGACCGAGCCGCGCCCCGCGGACTGCCGGGCCGCCGAGTCCGAACACCTGGTCGCCTACGAGAAGCAGTACGCGCACGCCTTCGTCATCGGGTTCAACTACGCGCGCCCGGTGCGCGGACGCGGCGCCGGGATCTTCCTGCACGTCAACGGGAGCGGGCCGACGGCCGGTTGTGTGTCCGTGCCGGCGGACACCATGCGGCGCCTGCTCACCTGGGCGGACCCGGCACGCGGCCCGCACATCGCCATCGGCACCGCGAGCGGGCCCACCGCCCTGACCCGGTACTGA
- the argB gene encoding acetylglutamate kinase, protein MSNVTRKHTALPKAQILIEALPWLTRHRGKTVVVKFGGNAMIDADLKAAFAQDIVFLHHAGLKPVVVHGGGPQISAALDRHGIVSEFKAGLRVTTEDAMDVVRMVLAGQVQRELVGLLNEHGPLAVGITGEDAHTITATKHRPTIDGQSVDIGRVGEITAIDTGAIEALLADGRIPVVSSIARSQDDGHVYNVNADTAAAALAAALGAETLMVLTDVEGLYEDWPDSDEVISRLTASQLEKLLPELASGMVPKMEGCLHAVRNGVTTARVIDGRVQHSILLEIFTDEGIGTMVVPDDEEAGDAA, encoded by the coding sequence ATGAGCAATGTGACCCGCAAACACACCGCTCTGCCCAAGGCGCAGATCCTCATCGAGGCGCTGCCGTGGCTGACCCGGCACCGGGGCAAGACCGTCGTCGTCAAGTTCGGCGGCAACGCCATGATCGACGCCGACCTCAAGGCCGCCTTCGCGCAGGACATCGTCTTCCTGCACCACGCGGGCCTCAAGCCCGTCGTCGTGCACGGCGGCGGCCCGCAGATCAGCGCCGCCCTCGACCGGCACGGCATCGTCAGCGAGTTCAAGGCCGGCCTGCGCGTCACCACCGAGGACGCGATGGACGTCGTCCGCATGGTGCTCGCCGGGCAGGTCCAGCGCGAGCTGGTCGGCCTGCTCAACGAACACGGACCGCTCGCCGTCGGCATCACCGGCGAGGACGCGCACACCATCACCGCAACCAAGCACCGGCCCACGATCGACGGCCAGTCGGTCGACATCGGGCGGGTGGGCGAGATCACCGCGATCGACACCGGCGCGATCGAGGCGCTGCTCGCCGACGGCCGCATCCCGGTCGTCTCCTCGATCGCCCGGAGCCAGGACGACGGACATGTCTACAACGTCAATGCTGATACGGCGGCTGCGGCACTCGCTGCTGCACTGGGGGCCGAGACCCTCATGGTCCTCACGGACGTCGAGGGCCTCTACGAGGACTGGCCCGACAGCGACGAGGTGATCAGCCGCCTCACCGCTTCCCAGCTGGAGAAACTCCTTCCCGAGCTGGCCAGCGGCATGGTGCCGAAGATGGAGGGCTGTCTGCACGCCGTACGCAACGGCGTGACGACCGCCCGGGTCATCGACGGCCGGGTCCAGCACTCGATCCTGCTGGAGATCTTCACCGACGAGGGCATCGGCACGATGGTCGTGCCGGACGACGAGGAAGCGGGGGACGCAGCATGA
- a CDS encoding argininosuccinate synthase produces MTERVVLAYSGGLDTSVAIGWIAEETGAEVIAVAVDVGQGGEDLDVIRKRALACGAVEAEVADAKDEFADEYCLPAIKANALYMDRYPLVSALSRPTIVKHLVAAAQKHGATTVAHGCTGKGNDQVRFEAGIVALAPDLKCIAPVRDYAMTRDKAIAFCEEKQLPIATTKKSPYSIDQNVFGRAVETGFLEDIWNAPIEDIYEYTSNPAEQREADEVVISFKEGVPVAIDGRPVSVLQAIQQLNERAGAQGIGRIDMVEDRLVGIKSREVYEAPGAIALITAHQELENVTVERELARYKRQVEQRWGELVYDGQWFSPLKRALDGFITEANQHVNGDIRMTLHGGRAVVTGRRSDTSLYDFDLATYDTGDTFDQAAAKGFIDIYSLSSKIAAKRDLA; encoded by the coding sequence GTGACCGAGCGCGTCGTACTCGCCTACTCGGGCGGTCTGGACACCTCCGTCGCCATCGGCTGGATCGCCGAGGAGACGGGTGCCGAGGTCATCGCGGTCGCGGTCGACGTCGGCCAGGGTGGCGAGGACCTGGACGTCATCCGCAAGCGCGCCCTCGCGTGCGGCGCCGTCGAGGCCGAGGTCGCGGACGCCAAGGACGAGTTCGCCGACGAGTACTGCCTCCCGGCGATCAAGGCCAACGCCCTCTACATGGACCGCTACCCGCTGGTCTCCGCCCTCTCCCGGCCGACGATCGTCAAGCACCTCGTCGCCGCCGCGCAGAAGCACGGCGCGACCACGGTCGCCCACGGCTGCACCGGCAAGGGCAACGACCAGGTGCGGTTCGAGGCCGGCATCGTCGCCCTCGCCCCGGACCTCAAGTGCATCGCCCCGGTCCGCGACTACGCGATGACCCGGGACAAGGCCATCGCCTTCTGCGAGGAGAAGCAGCTCCCGATCGCCACCACCAAGAAGTCCCCGTACTCCATCGACCAGAACGTCTTCGGACGCGCGGTCGAGACGGGCTTCCTGGAGGACATCTGGAACGCGCCGATCGAGGACATCTACGAGTACACCTCGAACCCCGCCGAGCAGCGCGAGGCCGACGAGGTCGTCATCTCCTTCAAGGAAGGCGTGCCGGTCGCGATCGACGGCAGGCCCGTCAGCGTCCTCCAGGCCATCCAGCAGCTCAACGAGCGCGCCGGCGCCCAGGGCATCGGCCGGATCGACATGGTCGAGGACCGGCTCGTGGGCATCAAGTCCCGCGAGGTGTACGAGGCTCCGGGCGCGATCGCGCTGATCACCGCCCACCAGGAGCTGGAGAACGTCACCGTCGAGCGTGAACTCGCCCGCTACAAGCGGCAGGTCGAGCAGCGCTGGGGCGAACTGGTCTACGACGGTCAGTGGTTCTCCCCGCTCAAGCGCGCCCTGGACGGCTTCATCACCGAGGCCAACCAGCACGTCAACGGCGACATCCGGATGACCCTGCACGGCGGCCGCGCGGTCGTCACCGGCCGGCGCTCCGACACGTCGCTCTACGACTTCGACCTCGCCACGTACGACACGGGCGACACCTTCGACCAGGCCGCGGCCAAGGGCTTCATCGACATCTACAGCCTGTCGTCGAAGATCGCCGCCAAGCGGGACCTGGCGTAA
- a CDS encoding acetylornithine transaminase: protein MTGSATNAELTERWQGSLMDNYGTPRLPLVRGAGTKLWDADGTQYLDFVGGIAVNALGHGHPAIVEAVSRQIAELGHVSNLFVAEPPVTLAERLLQLFGRDGRVYFCNSGAEANEGAFKIGRLTGRTHMVATTGGFHGRTMGALALTGQPGKQEPFLPLPGDVTHVPYGDPQALAEAVTPDTALVIIEPIQGENGVVVPPPGYLKAARAITAANGALLVLDEVQTGIGRTGHWFEYQAHEGVLPDIVTLAKGLGGGLPLGATVAFGRAATLLKPGHHGTTFGGNPVVCAAGLAVLDTIESEGLLENVKRAGEKLRDGIEGADGGARHPLVDHVRGAGLLLGIVLTEPLAPQVQQAAQDAGFLVNAPAPDVVRLMPPLNLGDDEVDAFLQALPGILDAANGDG, encoded by the coding sequence ATGACCGGCAGCGCCACGAACGCAGAGCTCACCGAGCGGTGGCAGGGCTCACTGATGGACAACTACGGCACCCCGCGCCTGCCGCTCGTCCGCGGTGCCGGCACGAAGCTGTGGGACGCCGACGGCACGCAGTACCTCGACTTCGTCGGCGGCATCGCGGTCAACGCGCTCGGCCACGGCCACCCCGCGATCGTCGAGGCCGTCAGCCGGCAGATCGCCGAACTCGGCCACGTCTCCAACCTGTTCGTCGCCGAACCGCCCGTCACGCTCGCCGAACGGCTGCTCCAGCTCTTCGGCCGCGACGGCCGGGTGTACTTCTGCAACTCCGGGGCCGAGGCCAACGAGGGTGCCTTCAAGATCGGCCGGCTCACCGGCCGGACCCACATGGTCGCCACCACCGGCGGCTTCCACGGCCGCACCATGGGCGCCCTCGCCCTCACCGGCCAGCCCGGCAAGCAGGAGCCCTTCCTGCCGCTGCCCGGCGACGTCACGCACGTCCCCTACGGCGACCCGCAGGCCCTCGCCGAAGCGGTCACCCCGGACACCGCCCTGGTGATCATCGAGCCCATCCAGGGCGAGAACGGCGTGGTCGTGCCGCCCCCCGGCTATCTGAAGGCGGCCCGCGCGATCACGGCGGCCAACGGCGCGCTGCTCGTGCTGGACGAGGTGCAGACCGGCATCGGCCGCACCGGCCACTGGTTCGAGTACCAGGCCCACGAAGGTGTCCTGCCCGACATCGTCACGCTCGCCAAGGGCCTCGGCGGCGGACTCCCGCTCGGCGCCACCGTCGCGTTCGGCCGTGCCGCCACCCTGCTGAAGCCCGGTCACCACGGCACGACCTTCGGCGGCAACCCGGTCGTCTGCGCCGCCGGACTCGCCGTCCTCGACACGATCGAGTCCGAGGGCCTGCTGGAGAACGTGAAGCGCGCCGGCGAGAAGCTGCGCGACGGAATCGAGGGCGCCGACGGCGGAGCCCGCCACCCGCTCGTCGACCATGTCCGGGGTGCGGGCCTGCTCCTGGGTATCGTGCTCACCGAGCCGCTCGCGCCCCAGGTGCAGCAGGCGGCTCAGGACGCCGGTTTCCTGGTGAACGCGCCCGCCCCCGATGTCGTACGGCTGATGCCGCCGCTGAACCTGGGCGATGACGAGGTGGACGCGTTCCTCCAGGCGCTTCCCGGCATCCTCGACGCAGCCAACGGGGACGGATGA
- the argJ gene encoding bifunctional glutamate N-acetyltransferase/amino-acid acetyltransferase ArgJ — protein sequence MSVTAAQGFTAAGIAAGIKENGNPDLALVVNTGPRRAAAGVFTSNRVKAAPVLWSEQVLRSGEVTAVVLNSGGANACTGPKGFQDTHATAEKVAEALGDTGAGSVAVCSTGLIGVLLPMDRLLPGVDQAVAALSPHGGEKAAIAIKTTDTVHKTSVATRAGWTVGGMAKGAGMLAPGLATMLVMITTDADVPAESLDRALRDATRTTFDRVDSDGCMSTNDTVLLLASGASAVTPEHAEFAEAVREVCDDLGQQLIRDAEGATKDIRIEVVGAATEDDAVEVGRSIARNNLLKCALHGEDPNWGRVLSAIGTTKAAFEPDRLNVAINGVWVCKNGGVGEDRDRVDMRYREVHVVADLAAGDATATIWTNDLTADYVHENSAYSS from the coding sequence GTGAGTGTCACGGCAGCACAGGGATTCACGGCGGCGGGAATCGCCGCCGGAATCAAGGAGAACGGCAACCCGGACCTGGCCCTCGTGGTCAACACCGGGCCGCGCCGCGCCGCCGCGGGCGTCTTCACCTCCAACCGCGTCAAGGCCGCCCCGGTCCTCTGGTCGGAGCAGGTGCTCAGGTCCGGCGAGGTGACCGCCGTCGTCCTCAACTCCGGCGGTGCCAACGCCTGTACGGGGCCGAAGGGCTTCCAGGACACCCACGCCACCGCCGAGAAGGTCGCCGAGGCCCTCGGTGACACCGGCGCCGGGAGCGTCGCCGTGTGCTCGACCGGCCTCATCGGTGTCCTGCTGCCCATGGACCGGCTGCTCCCCGGCGTCGACCAGGCGGTCGCCGCGCTCAGCCCGCACGGCGGTGAGAAGGCCGCCATCGCCATCAAGACCACGGACACCGTGCACAAGACGTCCGTCGCGACGCGGGCCGGCTGGACCGTCGGCGGCATGGCCAAGGGCGCCGGCATGCTCGCGCCGGGCCTCGCCACCATGCTCGTCATGATCACCACCGACGCGGACGTGCCCGCCGAGTCCCTCGACCGGGCCCTGCGCGACGCCACCCGCACGACCTTCGACCGCGTCGACTCCGACGGCTGCATGTCGACCAACGACACCGTGCTGCTGCTGGCCTCCGGAGCCAGTGCGGTCACCCCCGAGCACGCGGAGTTCGCCGAGGCCGTACGCGAGGTCTGCGACGACCTCGGACAGCAGCTCATCCGCGACGCCGAGGGCGCGACCAAGGACATCAGGATCGAGGTCGTGGGTGCCGCGACCGAGGACGACGCCGTCGAGGTGGGCCGCTCCATCGCCCGCAACAACCTCCTCAAGTGCGCCCTCCACGGCGAGGACCCCAACTGGGGGCGGGTGCTGTCCGCGATCGGCACCACGAAGGCCGCCTTCGAGCCGGACCGGCTGAACGTCGCCATCAACGGCGTCTGGGTCTGCAAGAACGGCGGTGTCGGCGAGGACCGCGACCGCGTCGACATGCGCTACCGCGAGGTCCACGTCGTCGCCGACCTCGCCGCGGGCGACGCCACGGCCACGATCTGGACCAACGACCTCACCGCCGACTACGTCCACGAGAACAGCGCGTACTCCTCATGA
- a CDS encoding pyridoxamine 5'-phosphate oxidase family protein: MGKTYERIDGRLRTFIEAQPLFFTATAPLSGDGTVNLSPKGLAGSFVVLDELTVAYLDFAGSTAETIAHLRENGRITLMWCAFQGPPNIVRVHGRGEPVFRDDPRFKELVGRFPAIDPAQHGLRAVIVVTAETVRDSCGYAVPFMAYEEDRDLHGRRFAREDDASLDAYFTKKEHIATSLDGLPGLPLPLPPSTV, translated from the coding sequence ATGGGAAAGACCTATGAGCGCATCGACGGCCGCCTCCGCACGTTCATCGAGGCACAGCCCCTCTTCTTCACCGCCACCGCACCGCTGTCGGGGGACGGCACCGTCAACCTGTCCCCCAAGGGCCTCGCCGGCTCCTTCGTCGTGCTCGACGAGCTGACCGTCGCCTATCTGGACTTCGCGGGCAGCACCGCCGAGACCATCGCGCACCTGCGCGAGAACGGCCGCATCACCCTCATGTGGTGCGCCTTCCAGGGGCCGCCCAACATCGTGCGGGTGCACGGCCGCGGCGAACCCGTCTTCCGGGACGACCCGCGCTTCAAGGAACTCGTCGGCCGTTTCCCCGCCATCGACCCGGCGCAGCACGGCCTGCGCGCGGTCATCGTCGTCACCGCCGAGACCGTCCGCGACTCCTGCGGCTACGCCGTCCCCTTCATGGCGTACGAGGAGGACCGCGATCTGCACGGCAGGCGGTTCGCCCGGGAGGACGACGCCTCCCTGGACGCGTACTTCACCAAGAAGGAGCACATCGCGACGAGCCTGGACGGCCTTCCCGGGCTGCCGCTGCCGTTGCCCCCCAGTACGGTCTGA
- a CDS encoding ferredoxin reductase family protein — MRRIRPRRSPAVPLLLAVWAGAAGVIWLWWNNTPSIADDNSRILNAGRITGLLAGYLMALVVLQMARVPALERRVGSDRVARWHAMTGRYTISLVLAHLFLTMWGYALQSGKGLGTIVQQTIDSVEQLPDMGKAAIGTGLLVLIGFISVGPVRRLIPYDTWYHVHLLTYAAVFLTFWHQLSTGNDFAVEPVAKTVWYGLYGSVTALVLWYRILSPIRLNLKHRMRVEAVIEETPGIVSVLISGRKLHRMGAEAGQFFRWRFLAPGMRLSSHPYSLSAAPRPNMLRITVKAIGDHSSALRDLEPGTRVWAEGPYGALTAGKRSRGKVLLVAGGVGITPMRALFETLPGASGDITLLYRANSTQDLALWDELASISKERGARLMYAVNSPEGERPDISADTLRRKLPDIERHDVFMCGPPGFAQQVYDALRGAGVPARRIHHESFEM; from the coding sequence ATGCGCCGCATCCGCCCACGACGCTCGCCCGCCGTCCCCCTGCTGCTCGCCGTCTGGGCGGGCGCCGCCGGGGTGATCTGGCTGTGGTGGAACAACACTCCGTCCATCGCCGACGACAACAGCAGGATCCTCAACGCGGGCCGGATCACCGGCCTGCTCGCCGGATACCTGATGGCACTCGTGGTGCTGCAGATGGCCCGGGTCCCCGCACTCGAACGCCGGGTGGGATCCGACCGCGTGGCGCGCTGGCACGCGATGACCGGCCGCTACACGATCTCCCTGGTCCTCGCCCACCTTTTCCTGACCATGTGGGGCTACGCCCTGCAGTCCGGGAAGGGGCTCGGCACGATCGTGCAGCAGACGATCGACTCGGTCGAGCAGCTCCCCGACATGGGCAAGGCGGCGATCGGCACCGGTCTGCTCGTGCTCATCGGGTTCATCTCCGTCGGCCCGGTCCGCCGGCTGATCCCGTACGACACCTGGTACCACGTCCATCTGCTGACGTACGCCGCGGTGTTCCTGACGTTCTGGCACCAGCTGTCCACCGGGAACGACTTCGCCGTCGAACCGGTCGCCAAGACCGTCTGGTACGGGCTGTACGGCTCGGTGACCGCACTCGTCCTCTGGTACCGGATCCTCTCGCCGATCCGGCTGAACCTGAAGCACCGGATGCGCGTCGAGGCGGTCATCGAGGAGACGCCCGGCATCGTGTCGGTGCTCATCAGCGGACGCAAGCTGCACCGGATGGGCGCCGAGGCCGGGCAGTTCTTCCGCTGGCGGTTCCTGGCGCCCGGGATGCGGCTCAGCTCCCACCCGTACTCGCTGTCGGCGGCGCCCCGCCCGAACATGCTGCGCATCACCGTCAAGGCGATCGGCGACCACAGTTCCGCCCTGCGCGACCTGGAGCCGGGCACCCGGGTCTGGGCCGAGGGCCCCTACGGCGCGCTGACCGCGGGCAAGCGCAGCCGCGGCAAGGTCCTCCTGGTGGCGGGCGGCGTGGGCATCACCCCGATGCGGGCCCTGTTCGAGACCCTCCCCGGCGCGTCCGGCGACATCACGCTCCTCTACCGCGCCAACAGCACCCAGGACCTGGCTCTGTGGGACGAACTGGCCTCCATCTCCAAGGAGCGCGGAGCCCGGCTGATGTACGCGGTGAACAGCCCCGAGGGCGAACGCCCGGACATCTCGGCGGACACGCTGCGCCGCAAGCTGCCGGACATCGAACGCCACGACGTCTTCATGTGCGGGCCGCCCGGTTTCGCGCAGCAGGTGTACGACGCACTGCGCGGCGCGGGGGTTCCCGCCCGCCGCATCCATCACGAGTCGTTCGAGATGTGA
- a CDS encoding FAD:protein FMN transferase codes for MAEPAEEAPPALRHAEEVMGTVFSFDVRGGDPDTVRAALEEAVAQLHRVDAVFSTYRDDSQISRLARGELTVEECDEEVAEVLGLGAEAQRISDGWFSTRYGGRLDPTGIVKGWAAERAALRLAEAGASGVSVNGGGDVQLCGVPGAHRPWRIGVSDPLRPGALAAVVSAAGADELAVATSGTAERGAHIVDPRTGRPAVTDLLAVTVVGPRLTWVDAWATAAFAMGSRAGLDWLESLPDVEGLLVTAGDEVRCTDGLARRLG; via the coding sequence GTGGCTGAGCCGGCCGAGGAGGCACCGCCCGCTCTGCGGCACGCCGAGGAGGTCATGGGCACGGTGTTCTCCTTCGACGTGCGCGGCGGGGACCCGGACACGGTCCGGGCCGCACTGGAGGAGGCCGTCGCCCAACTGCACCGGGTGGACGCGGTGTTCAGCACCTACCGGGACGACAGCCAGATCTCGCGCCTGGCGCGCGGGGAGCTGACCGTCGAGGAGTGCGACGAGGAGGTCGCCGAGGTGCTCGGCCTGGGCGCCGAGGCGCAGCGGATCAGCGACGGCTGGTTCAGCACCCGGTACGGGGGCCGGCTGGACCCGACGGGGATCGTCAAGGGCTGGGCGGCCGAACGCGCGGCCCTGCGGCTCGCCGAGGCCGGGGCGAGCGGGGTGAGCGTCAACGGCGGCGGTGACGTCCAGTTGTGCGGTGTCCCGGGGGCGCACCGGCCGTGGCGGATCGGTGTGTCGGACCCGCTCCGCCCGGGTGCGCTGGCCGCGGTCGTCTCCGCGGCCGGGGCCGACGAGCTGGCCGTGGCGACCTCCGGAACGGCCGAGCGCGGCGCGCACATCGTGGACCCCCGCACCGGCAGGCCCGCGGTCACCGACCTGCTGGCCGTGACGGTGGTGGGCCCCCGTCTGACCTGGGTGGACGCCTGGGCGACCGCCGCTTTCGCGATGGGATCGCGGGCGGGTCTGGACTGGCTGGAGTCCCTGCCGGACGTGGAGGGCCTGCTGGTCACGGCGGGCGACGAGGTCCGGTGCACGGACGGGCTGGCCCGGCGCCTGGGGTGA